Below is a genomic region from Henckelia pumila isolate YLH828 chromosome 3, ASM3356847v2, whole genome shotgun sequence.
taataataacaagataaaataataatattttttagaaaataattatataatcataataaatttaaaattaaaaataaaattaataaaacaaaaatatttgctaaatattttataattaaattttaataaaaattgtgtattatgtgttgaatagatttaaaaattattttcacaggggtcaaatatgcatttttaatatttcacagcggtatttggtgcaaaaaaatatcaaaatctttgtctAGTCGCAtaaggggcgcgtgcgcaataATCACTcctctgaaggggcgagtgtgctaattttttaaaaggtcggGGTTGaatatgcctattaaaatttcacatgggagaagtgtgcattttgaaattttaacaggggtggttggtgcaaataactcgtGTAATTATTGAAAAAGATATTGTTGGGTGCAGTAAATGTCTCATCAAATAGAGCAATCGAACTATAACGCTTGATATTGTTATACGGTTTAAAAGACAAGCGTTTGGTCCTAAAGTTGCCTCAAAATTATAAACACATATACACgtatattttaatcctttcTTTCTGTGTAATTTTTTCACTACATTTTTCACGTGGTAATTAATCTGAATTTTGTCGAATAGATACTTTCAGGTTTGAAAATTAATTAGACTTTTAATGTTGATTGGGAGATGAGTAGATGACACTGATAACACGacagaatatttatttatttaatttattttttgaagaaGATAGACAGAAAATTAATTTTACCCTCCCGACTAATGCATGAAAAGGACATTGCTATATTTTTAGGAATGTGGGCTTGTCGGCATAATTTATTATCGAGCAGATACGTTGTGATATTTACAGGAAAAGACATAAATTTTaggcaaaaataatatttttaatggatTGAGTTCTattgttttttctttttaatataCTTATTTTTAATACACGATCACACgaatttttatttgtgaaattgatcaattctattttttttaaataattcaatcctatttatatttacaataaaaaataattttttttatataaaaagtaAATTTTTTGCACGAGTGACTCAGCACAAAAATAACCgttggatttttatttttgttttttggtcCTGCCAACTCAGTGGCTGATGTCCCGCGCGTGTGTGCTGGTACTTCAGCAGTATAGGCATACAAAGTCAGTTTACAGTTGGATGATTTTGCGTTGCCTATGCCAAGTgtaaagtatatatataatattagtaTATGTTAATTTGCTCAAAAAAATTTAGTATATGTATATCGAACCGAGTTTTTGCAATTTTTCTCGTTTAGATTAATATCGAGAGAAGATCGGGAATAAAACTTTATGTCAAGGGGATTCTCGATCCCTTctgaaataatattataatatattttattaataattttaataatagatTGAGCACAATATTATTGTGTTTCAACACATATAACAATTAACCGTCAACTTAATTTACGTAATTTTTTATAGTTGGAACGATCGTACAATAGAATCgcgaaatgatattttattttggtgacttttttaaagattaaattaaaaatttaattaattcatatttataattatctaattagatcAAATATTTAGAATAAAAGATGCTGGCAATCTATTTACTAAAATTTATCCATtaatttttatcataatatttgatTAATAATTATATGATATCGTATGATGTTCTTCTTTTTGCGAAAAAACTTGAAACATtatcataaatattttaatattatatgttttaagtcgaatatttattttatatttaatataaatttcgACAtagaattttttaaataaataagcattttttgtgttttttgaacgaaatcttgaaaacgaaaaaaaatcgaaatttaTTCTCTCTACCAGAGAGATTTCGAATATTCGCGGTTCggaatattcaagttttgaaATATGTCGGGTTCGCGTTCCCAAATATTCAAGTCccaaaatttcagaaattttctcttatttattgtaaatttaaaaaaacttgaattgagaagaaaaaaaatagacGAATTGAACATGTAGAAATTGGAggcaaaaaattgttttttttttaaataaataaaattagatTAAAAAATTGGATGaactagaaaataaaaaataaaaccaattttgtttttttaaagaaagaagaaaaacaaaatcgTTGAGTTAAAAGAATGTTAAAAAATTAACTtggaaaaaaaatggaaaagagaaaaaaaaaaaaaaaaaagaaaaaggaaaagcaTGCATCGTTTCCTCCACAGAATCCCCTGCTGTGGGATCCCCCATAGCAGGGGATCCAAATCCGAAACAAATAAATGGGTATTGCTACGTGTACACAGAGTCTTACACGTTGGTTTACAAATGAgacttaaaattacatgattatcctacatgcatttttgaaagattttttccaaataaagtgcaaggataatcatgtaattttaagtctcatgtgtaacccaacgtgtaaaaCTCTGTGTACACATAGCATTACCCAAAATAGATATCTCTCTAGTTGCATGTATTAATATAACTAGACTCCTAGAGAAGCTTATTTTCCTtacaaattaattgttttaCAATATGATTATTTGAGACATTGAATGTGAAAATACCTTTGACAATTTAATGAACAAGTTCATTTGAGAATATGAGGAATTTTTAGtttgaaataaatcaaaataacatgttaattttaaaaaccaatatattatatatataaagagaAGTTTTCGAAAAATGAAATATTCCACTAAGAAAATTGATGCCGATATTTTTCATTACCTTTAAACTCTCTCAAGCACTAAAATtcgattttttaattaattactcACGAAAATTCTTATGAGACGGTTTCATaagttaattttgtgagattgATATGTTAAGTATGTTACTCATaaaacaatattatttttatgctaaaaatatgattttttttaattgtaaaaGTCTATTCTTAATTATTTTGTGTTTGACAGACGTATATGAATTTCTTTCGAATTGTACGTATTATGTATCTGAGctaattaatttaagaaaactcaaatttaacataacttgtttttaaatttcaagCTGAACTTGAATGAAGTAGACAACAAATAACaaagtttaattaattaaactcaAATTAAATGTAAAAATAGAATGGATCCCATAAATCTCATACTATACAATCCATGTACGTACGTAATTAACATCATCTGTTGATATGAGAAATGAAAGACTCCAACTCCATCTGGGCGGCGCCGCCTTCCGCGACGGCAGTCCTAACAGCGGCACCCAGCTCCGCCGCCCTCTTTCTCACCTCTTCTCCTTCTTCGGAAACCATAAGCTTCCTCAAAGCTCTCTCCACTCCACAATTAGATGATCTCACCGATCCAGCCGGCCCCCACTCCTTCACGGCGACGCCAATTTTAAGGATTTTGGTGATTAAAGCCGCATTTCTCGGTTGATCCGAGTGCATGGGCCACGCGGCGATCGGAACCCCCATCGATATGCTCTCCATGCAAGAATTCCACCCACAGTGACTCAAGAATCCACCCGTCGCAGGATGTCCCAAGATCTCCAGCTGGGGAGCCCAATCTCTCACCAGGATTAATCCATTTTCTTGATTTCTCTCTTCGAACCCACTCGGCAATTTCTCCATCGTCCCTTTATCCTCCTCTGTAAAAGCATCTCCACGATCTGCGTTTCGAAGAACCCACAAGAATTTCACCTCGCTTTTCTCTAATCCCACCGCGAGTTCCCCGATTTCTTCATCCGACAGTGAAGTAGTTGTCCCGAAAGAAACAAACATCACCGAATTCGAAGCCTGCATGTCGAGCCATTTCAAGCATTTGTGGCGAGACGAATttgattcttcttcttcttcttcttcttcttcttctgtaaTATTATTGATTAATATCACTGGATTAAATGGCCCCATAGCCCACTGTCTCTTTTTACTGATTTCTGGCTTCGTCAGCAATTCGAAGAAATGATTCTCGATCACCCTGGAAGTGTTGTAAATCTCTCCCGAATTCAGTTTCTTGTACTGGTGCTGTTTCGCCATGAATCTCCCGAATTCGGGAGTGAAACATCCTTCCAGAGACGGCAAAATCTCCAAGATTTCCGAATCAATCGAAAAGGGTCTCCCCTTCTTCTCCCACAAGAAGAAAAGGATCGAAAAAGCCGATACGCTGTGGAATGTGTAGGATTCCGCATTCGGAAACTCGACGAAATCTTGAACCACGGATCCCATCATGGAGTCGTGAATAATCACGACGCGTCGGCTCGTCGCGGAGAGTTTTCGCAGAAGCTCGGCGACGGGTTTCCGCAGATGCAACGAGGCCTCGAACAACGGCTGGAGGTGTGAGGGGAATCTGATTGAAGCGTAGGGATCAGGCGGCGGGCATCGGAAAGAGAGTGATGAGTATTCATGGAAGACGATGTTTGAGATGGCTACTTGGTCCCATCCTTGCACGCGCCGCCGTGCTTGGCGGCTGTGTGTGGCTGTGCTCAGGTAGTGCACCGCCACGCCCTGGGCTGAGATGATGCAGGAGAGGTGGAGGAGCTGGTTGAGATGGCCTTGGGAGGGGAAGGGAACCATCAGAACCACCACTCCTTCTTGGCTCGAGCCACCATATTTGGAATCCATAAGAAATTAAgggatgaattttttttttaatttttattaatttttggatactaattgaattttaaattttattttatttttttaaaaaaaaatatatgtatgaTGCTTTTTCTGTGGAATGTGTTGATGTTATTTTTGTGAATGCAGAtaatgttgtatatatatagACGCGACGGGAACTCAACAAGTACATATTCTAGTCAATCTATATTATTACGTTACCAACAAATTAAGGAGATTTTTATCGGAAAAATTCAATTTGGTCTTTTAtacttttgttgtttttgtgaagTTAAATTTAGTGTGGACCCGGCGCTCACTTATACCATGTCATTAACTCTCCTAATAAAAAATTAGATCGAAAATGTAAAAATTTCAGAGATtaatatattattcattaaaatcacttgatcaaaaatattttcttaaaatcaaGAGCTGCACCTGCACACACATGTGCTACAAATACATCTAATAAATTACAtctatatattttcaaaaaaaaaaaattacatatatatatatatatttgattagaAACATTAAAATTAAGGAAAATGAAAGATCGACatatatttatgttgtagttGGATTATTAATAGATAGCTCCACTTGCACATTGGGACTACTTACGAGAAGAAATGTCAACTTTTTGGACATGTTATAGTATGATGGGGAGAGAGAtattaattaaatcaattcTGTAATAATCCACGTGACAATAAGACATATACATCGAATCATCGATCATTCGATCGTTGATTTATTCACATTGACTTCTCTTTTGATcgattttttgttgttgttgggtAACTTtacttctttctttatttctttttttaatatataaatgaTTATTTCCCGtgtattgaaaaaaaaatccaaaatttttgttttgtattttttcATCTTtcacattttaataattttcatcGGGTTGTTGACGCCAAATAAGTTCCACGTcgaaaataaaaccaaaattgaaGTGGAAATAAAATAAAGGATTAAGATTGAAATTTAATTGGATATATCAAAACAGGAGAAGACACATATAAATGacacataatcataattttcccCAAAacgatataaatttttcaataatTCACGTGCACATGTGGTGCGACTTGATGTTCAGTTGTGAATAAGGAAAAAGAATTAAATTATTTCATACTTAAAACAGCGTAAATGAGATTATATCTTTACGGAAACTACCTGAGAAACATCTAAGTGTGAAGATTTATTAATCTATGTGCGATctattatttttcaataaacctcatatatattgataaatttatATCCTTAAATGAACCGTTGATAGTATCCATATAGATAACATGAAATTTTTCTAAGGTTTATAGCTAGTTTTCAACTAGGTTTCTTTAATTCTAGATAGTTTTACATGATCGATTCCTCGTTGACCACATGTGTGCATACGTGCTAAGAAGCAAAATCGAAAAAGATAATTATCCTCGCGGAATGTGAAATCAACATCATGTGATAATGAAAAGCTCAAGGATTCCACTCAAAAAATCTTAGGGACCAAACGCAGAAGATATCCAATGCTTTCATAGTATacaactttttatttatttattttgaattgaatttttttaagaaaatagaAATGATACCCCACGAATGGGTTCATCACATGTTTAGCTCCAATTGGAGTCCACATCTAAGAAACAAGGATCGGGTCCAGGTTTAATTGGTAAGATTGGTCCATGAGGGTAAGTGGTGGAGGCGAGACATGTTGGAGTTGGAGTTGGAGCCATAGCCAAGTGAGTTGACAAGGGTGAAGGTGAGCTAAGAAGTGGCTAAGGAGTTAGAGATGAGTTTAAGAGTTTGGAAGGCAGATGAGCCTAGGAGTTGAGGATGATGCTAGAGGAGGAGAGTAGCTAAAGTAAAGCTTATCTGAGGTGAGTGAGCCCTTAGCCTAAACTTCGTCTTAAGGGCGAGGTAACACTTTGAACCGCCCAGGAAAGACGAGTCTCGGATGAATAAGCACGTGAATCACACTCACGTGGTCGTCTACGAAATATGCGTGGTCACATACCTTCTTCCCTATAATTCTATAAATATCGGGTTTGCTCACTTCATTTGCaacttattgttttcaatttGAGGGGACACCCAAGCTCTCATATTCACTTATTTATTTTCCGACTCTAACTTGAGCGTCGGATGGGCTACGTTTGGACACCCTTCCGTCCTCCTCTAACATTCTTTGTTTGGCCGGTTTCAGGTTCACTCCAGACTTGAAGCTTTGTGCTTAAGTTGGACTCGGACCTTTGATTGGACCCTCCAATTTTAATGAGTATCAAAAAGTgggtaaatatttttaattggtcGCACCTAATGTGTAAAATAGTACAATTAGTCGAACGAAGATCAAGTGTATAAAACTTTTTAATGCATTATTTCGAATTGATTTAATCGCACATAATATGTGAAAGTATATTTCAATTGGTCGGCAACTAGAATAAAGTTTGTACAATTTTTTCCCCACATATGATACCATAATTAATGTGACATAACATTTGACCATTTTAGTCCTCAAATTCCCAATTGGCCCGAACCTAGCTATAAAAATGGCAACATAGGCGTACCAGCACATGCATAACGTGGTCTCATAAGTCGATCGATTTAAGACGTCCCTAAGCATGGACTCTactgtaattttttatttttttttgaaataaactctactttaattttatttttgtaattaacGTAACTTTTATGTTTAGAATTCTTAAAGAAAAATTTTGTTTGAAAACTTTAATTATTTCTATGAATTATGCCCaacaaattataatttttaaaaatattatttctactttttgttatattttataAGCATTAATAACTACTTGAAGAAATGCGAAGTCccgtaatttttcaaaaaaacagtTTATGAATAATTTTGTTATCATGAATTTGGCTAATTTCGTTAAtgagataaatattatattatagaagtgaaatatatgtatatgcatACATATTAATTTACGGTAaagttatatttttttgtcttgTTGTTTACAATGTTTTTACTTTTGATCATGTTAACaatgaatttatatatattttattcctGAAAATTGTATTTATTTTTCACTTTTTGTCATGCTAcagtaaatttttatttttaatcgtctaacttgtattttttttttcttcaaattttgattttatttaactGGAGTCCATCAAGTTTTTCGGTCAAAAGTTATAGGACTAAATGAATTCATCATAACAAGATTACAAatgaatataatataaaagtttcaggactaaaattgcaaaatCAATGTTAACataactaaaaattttaaaagtgttgGGATAAAAAATGTGATTTTCCCTTAATTTACAAATGCGTTCCAAATTTCTAAGTTATATAATTATAGCTGTAATAGatagaatttaatatttttttttggttagAAATAAGCAATGATCAATGGCATCAATACATTTTCTGGATAgcaaaaaagagaaagaaaacaaaGTGAAATATGATTAAGCTAGACTAGAGATTTTAAGAAATATTTTAGTgacattaataaaataataaggaTATATCGATTTCTAGTTTGATGAAAAGTAGAACAAgaaaatcaaaataacaataatgTTAAAGAATATCATTCATTAATGAGTGACAATCAAGataaagaaaaaattatttgagCTCCTATGATCATAAATGACTAAGTGTATGGAATGAAGAAGATAATGTTAATATTGTAAGAAGATGTTTATTatctaacataaaaatatgatgaattaagatatttatataattttcttTTAAATGTTCATGATCATATAATTGAGAAAAAAACTAGTAAAAATATTGCGGAATTTCTAATTTAAAAAAGATCAAAATAGAGATGACGTcgtattttgaaaaattcatttcaattaataCATTTTTTTTGGCATATATGTTCAATGTATCTTCATACTCTATATTCAACTATATATCTAATTCATTAAGTAAAAATGCTATTTAatttatgttgcaaaattcccGAATATATATAGGATAAACCGGTCTTGATATGTCCGGGGCATGGACCCATACCTATCGCAAATCAAAGGTAGACTGTAGATACAAAAAATAGATCATGAATTCACTTTTGAGATTATAAGACgtgaataattatatattatcaaATGTGTTTTAagcataaattaaaaataatattttttacggGTGATCCAAATAAGAGATTTGTCTAAAAAAATTGATCTATGTGAATGTGTCATAGAAGTTTTTGTACAAATATTAGATAGAAGTTAGGTTTCAATTAAACGTAATTGATCGATCTATTAAATTATTGagttttttgggatttaatgcGTCTGAAATATCATGCATGGTTATATTCTATGTATATGTTAAGTTTAAACGGGAATTAATAAcccaaattcaaaaaaatatataagaggCCGATATTCGATCGTTCGTATCATACGATTTGGAATCATTGAAAGATCACATAAAAAGCTTGATCTCACCCAACTTAATATTTTGAGTTATGTAACTCAAAATCGTAATTGGTCAGTTATTTTATAAAGTGAGCCTTCCAAGAAATGTTAGAAATGGTTTCCACAACTGTTTTCGATCGCATGTGAGATTTCATTAGTCGTCTAGGCTTATACTATGCtacactaaaaaaaattttgaattattttgttgATCGAATGAATCTCACATGATTTCATGTGACGAATATGTGATCCAAGAGCTATGACGCACATGAAGTAATCATAGGTCTATCATATAATTAACATGTGTAATCTAATATGTATGAAGTTACCCAATGACTTTTTTGAAATAGAAAGATGTATTGCTATTTATGGGAACATGTGCTAGTTACTAGTTAGTTGTTAGTATCAATCCATGCTGTCTTTTGTGGTAATATATTTTCTTCCTTTTTTATTTCCATTGGAATAAAATCAACTAAAAggaaatttattgattttttttttgtttttttatcaaTCCATGCTGTCTTTTGTGGTAATATATTTTCTTCCTTTTTTATTTCCATTGGAATAAAATCAACTAAAAggaaatttattgatttttttttatttttaaaaaaacaaaaacaaaggcATTCAATTAGTAGTACTATTGTACAAAACCAAAAACTACAACATCTTGTTGTCTCTTAGCCCTTTGCCACATGTTTATATACGTATAATGTAGTCAATTATAACTGTATAAgactatatatatttataaaatgaaaCAAATCATATACCATTAATTATGATCAAATATAATTAGTGTTTTCATAACCGGGTATATAATAGAACTTGTAAACCATTGGAAAACCATTTAACTGGTTCGATCAGTTCAATCGGACGATCAGAACGGAATACTGCTTTATTATATAAaacaataatataatataataactaatatattttaaatttaaaccttaaatatgcatatataaaataatatatatatatatatatatatatatttaccaaACTTGAAAATCTAAgcagcaatatatatatatatatatatataaaataaaaaatattaaatataattatatatatttaaaaaaataaaaaaaaaataaactcaaatactactaaaataatatttttaacaaaattcaaaacaaaataatcatatatacatagccaaaaatgaaaattttaaatttaaaatataggaaatattttttttgggaaataatttaagaattaataatcaaataaaaaaaattgttttaaaagGATACGTGAACCAATCGGTCAAGTTTTAAACGTTTTGATTGTTAAAATGATTTTTGTGCCTAGTTTGGATCGAACTCATGACTAGTTCGCGGTCAGACTGACCGATCTTATTTCGTATTAAAAACACTCGTCATGATGGTTTACGAATATTTACTCCGATCCATTAGTTTATAGCTTAATCACTAATGAATTATGATGCTAAATCATGATCTTAAATTCAATCTAAAACAGCTAATTTATGAATAAAAATTCTTGTTAATAATCTGAAATAGAAATGGACCAAATGGTGTATTTTTAGGGAAATTGAATAATTGAATTATCGAAACAAAGAGATTCCTTGTcgataaccaaaggttaaattAGCCCTACGTGCATTTCTTTTTCCAATAATAGAATTAATATGGCAAAAATAATTTATCGGTCTGAATATAATGCGCACATGGCTGTCTCTGTCTTCACGTACGTTTCAAACCAACTCATCACCTGATTGTTCGAAACAAACTAAAAGACAGCACCTCTGAAACGACAACGTACTgccatttttttatttaaagacTGCACAACAAATAACATCTTTTCAAAGATAtacaaacaatttttttttaattttatataatcttCGTGATCAAGCTTTTTGTCGGAAgtgatatttattataattacgTTCCAAGTGTTTGAACTCATGTCATCAAGTTTAGGTAATATCCGAtttctaaaaataaatgattacgaatttttaataaattgttaagaaaaatatgcaatcaattatttttaaacgtTGTAGACAGTACTAAATTTGTTAAGGAAAacaaaatttcaataataactTATTTTTAGATCATGTTGTAAACACTACTTTAATATTTTCGTGATCGATATATTATAAGACATCTTATGCAACAATTATTAGTTGGTATTATACAATCTTGCACAAAACTAGTTTTGCCCTACTCCTATCATAATTGGGGCACATTGTCCttatcaaaaactcaaacaatgacaaaaaaatttatttataaaatattatcttAAACTATAAATGGTGAATTGATGTAACGACCACTGCaaaatttattgattaatataCTTTTTTTGGCTTAAACTATGCATGTCAATATTAGGAGTCTGTTTGGTAAGAGTATGGAAAAgtgttttttattaaaaaaaatatcttgtTTGATTagaaatttgttttaaataaacacttaaaaaagtgttttgtTGTCCGAAGAAATAATTTCTGGCTTTTGGCTTAATTTTGTGTTTACTTCTATTTAAAAATACCTCCGTGAAATGAGTTGACTCATCCATGGAtacaatgaaaattaattttttgacgTTAAGACACCGTTTAGTTTGAGATatgatataagtaatatatagataagtagtataatgtaataaaaaaataaataaaaaataatagttaaaattgtattggatttgattgatagattatggtttatttgatttgattgattaaattttatataaaaatgttaaatgactattttgttcttttaacaataaataaaataaaaattatattatttataagaggtaatatagtaatttgaattcaatgatttgattgatgtgagataaataattaatgatttgattgatgtaaaataaatagttaatatatagataaataatatgataagaagaacgtgagatgagataatatgagttatacatatattagtaataccGTAAACAGAACGGTACCTAAAAGTACTACTTTTCATAAGTTGGGTCCAATCATAGATTtatctcataaaattaaatcattagaTGATTTTTGTGATGATAGTGTTAGCTATACGTGGGATATATCTAAATTTAATCGATTCTATTGACCAATTTTTTTCATACAATGTCAATTAGGGCAAGTATCAATGTCCAATGATTAGGCTTAGTTTAATTTAGATAATAATTAATACTTACACTTTAACATCTCATAATCAGGATTCAGGCCTCAGCTGATCCACAAAGTCACCTTTATCtttcataaattaaatcacCTAACAAGACAATATGTCGCTTCTGCTTTAtggttttccttttttttttttttttattattattattattattattattattattattattattattattattatttgcaatcaattatatgaaaaaaaaattattttgatgcCCCCAGTATACATCTTCCAGCCTTGAGCTTATCCTTGGTTGTGTGGAGAGCAAAGGTGACAAGCTAGCTACTACTTTAAGcattcatgcatgcatgcattaaAACGCATTTAAACACAAGATTACAAACTGCTGAATTGatctatatctatctatattCTACGAGGAGAGTACAACTTCGTCACGCAATTATATATGTATGCGGT
It encodes:
- the LOC140892827 gene encoding zeatin O-glucosyltransferase-like, yielding MDSKYGGSSQEGVVVLMVPFPSQGHLNQLLHLSCIISAQGVAVHYLSTATHSRQARRRVQGWDQVAISNIVFHEYSSLSFRCPPPDPYASIRFPSHLQPLFEASLHLRKPVAELLRKLSATSRRVVIIHDSMMGSVVQDFVEFPNAESYTFHSVSAFSILFFLWEKKGRPFSIDSEILEILPSLEGCFTPEFGRFMAKQHQYKKLNSGEIYNTSRVIENHFFELLTKPEISKKRQWAMGPFNPVILINNITEEEEEEEEEESNSSRHKCLKWLDMQASNSVMFVSFGTTTSLSDEEIGELAVGLEKSEVKFLWVLRNADRGDAFTEEDKGTMEKLPSGFEERNQENGLILVRDWAPQLEILGHPATGGFLSHCGWNSCMESISMGVPIAAWPMHSDQPRNAALITKILKIGVAVKEWGPAGSVRSSNCGVERALRKLMVSEEGEEVRKRAAELGAAVRTAVAEGGAAQMELESFISHINR